Genomic window (Helianthus annuus cultivar XRQ/B chromosome 3, HanXRQr2.0-SUNRISE, whole genome shotgun sequence):
aaacagttttaaacaaggttTTCTATGAACTAACAACAAACACACCAGAAAATTCGAAATTATGAGCTGATTTTTCAGAAAAATATGAACTTCGCAAACCCGAAAAACAACCCGAAaacactcggttttaacaaggagaagagccaaggctctgataccacttgtaggtccggctaggggaggatctagtcgcctaatccttgtatacaaacacacccggttgtgcggaatccaaccggagatGCAAACCGAGTTAGAACACGACAAGAACACGAGAAGGAGACCGAGACTCAAagattaacaccaatgtattaatacttGAAACGGTTACAAATCAATGTTTACAAAATAATCCTTTGCAAACTCTCACTAGAACACTTGGGTATATGTTCTGTCTTGTGCGTCCCTTCCCTCCTATCAGTGTATATGTGTGTTCTCTATCTACTAAACAACTGATTTCAGCAAATATATACATGCTTCATTTGTGCATTTGGTTCACTTGTGCGATTGGCTATGAGGTTCGGCCCAATGAGAGATGAAGCCCATACATTCTGATTGGTCCAAAACTCATGTACATGCACGAACATGAATTCTCAAATATGAGAATTGTGACATATTAGTCAAcaagtgacatcatcatgacatcatcatgatgatgtcatgatgatgtggcaGCGGGAACCGGCTCGCggcgctccgtgcttcgcgtgttgAACTCTGgagcgcacgacggaggaatgtcgtgacgtcgggcttgagccgaagcTAACCgggtcgaaccgaaccgagttgAACCGAACCTAGTCGCgaccacataatatgtatcaacatcCACGAAATCTGAATCGTGTAGTTACAGAAGGTGACGGTAACATCTCCAACGGTGGAATCCAAGTGACCCCAGATGGGATTAATTCCAATTGGAGCCGGCAAGTTGGCCGGACAACATTCATCAGACCACTGCATCTTTGGGACAATAGGTCTGGTGAGCTAGCCAGCTTCAGTACAAATTTCATGTTTGTCATCGATTCAGATGGAGATAGTTCGTACGGTGATGGCCTCACATTTTTTCTTGCTCAGAATAACTCTGTGATGACCGCTGGTAGAGCCATGGGTCTCCCGGTCAACTACACAACCAATGAGCCAATGAGCCCATTCGTTGCAGTTGAGTTTGATACTTTCTGGAACGATATTGATGCAGTTGCCTCTGGAAATGTTACATTAAGGGATCATGTTGGTATAAACATCAATTCTCTATTTTCTGTTAAATCTCATAAATGGCTAAGCAATGTAACTGGTGGGGGCATGTGTCAAGCTTGGATTGCATATGATTCTGTTTCGAAAAATCTTAGTGTGTCCTTCACTGGTTATCAAAATAATACGGTGGTGCGTCAAGATGGACTTGTTTACACGGTTGATCTCAGGAACGAGTTGCCTGAATGGGTTATCTTCGGGTTTTCCGCAGCCACTGGAAATCAGTCCCAGAAACATAACGTGAGATCTTGGACTTTCAATAGTTCAGATTTACAGGTTGATGTAAACAATGGGAAAAAGTGCAAGGTGGGATTGATAGTTGGGATATCAGTTCCAGTTACCTTATTGGTTGTGCTTGCATTTGTTTggtggaggaagaagaagagCAGAGAAGAAGAACCAGAAGATATGGCATTTGATGAAGAGATGAACTATGAATTCGAAATGGGCACCGGAGCTAAAAGGTTCTCTTACCATGAATTAGCTCTGTCAACTTGCCACTTTGCAGAGAAACAGAAGCTTGGAGAGGGAGGATTTGGTAGTGTTTACAAAGGTTTTTTGAAAGATTCGAGCACTAACGTTGCGGTGAAAAGGGTGTCAAAGGGTTCCAAACAAAGGATAAAGGAATATGCATCAGAAGTGAAGATCATTAGTCGATTGAGACACAGAAACCTTGTGCAACTCATCGGTTGGTGCCATGAGAAACGAGAACTCCTCCTTGTTTACGAGTATATGGAAAACAGAAGCTTAGATTCACATCTTTTCGAGGAGAAGAGCGTATTGACATGGGGCACAAGGTTCAAAATTGCCCAAGGCCTTGCTTCTGCTTTATTGTATCTGCATGAAGAATGGGAGCAATGTGTTTTGCATAGAGATATTAAATCTAGTAATGTGATGTTGGATTCGAATTTTAATGCGAAACTTGGTGATTTTGGGTTAGCTAAGTTGGTTGACCACGAGAAAGGCTCGCAGACAACCATGTTAGCCGGAACCATGGGGTACATGGCTCCTGAATGTGTAGTGACCGGAAGGGCAAGCAAGGAATCAGATGTGTATAGCTTTGGAGTTGTTGCCTTGGAAATAGCTTGTGGACGACAATGTATGAAGTTCAAGGCTGAAGAAAATAAACAACGGCTACTAGAATGGGTTTGGGAGCTCTATGGAAACTATACCATTTTAGACGCAGCCGATCCACGTCTTGAGTTAGATTTCAAGGTAGAAGAAATCAAGTGTTTGATGACAACTGGGTTATGGTGCGTGCACCCTGACCCAGAACTTCACCCATCAATGAGACAGGTGATTCAAGTATTAAACTTTGAAACTTCATTGCCTATACCCCCATCAAAGATGCCACGGGCACCTTACTTGATTCCCCTCATCTCTTCATTAGATGAAAATACAGATTCCTAAGAGTATACAAATGACTTCTTCTTCACTTTTGTATCACTCTTGAACTCAATAGTTAATACAATGGTTGTTCGGTCAAACTTGTAATACCTCACAAACTAAAAAGTGATGTCGTTTAGGTTTATGTATGAATCGGTAATAGATAT
Coding sequences:
- the LOC110943548 gene encoding L-type lectin-domain containing receptor kinase IX.1, producing MYQHPRNLNRVVTEGDGNISNGGIQVTPDGINSNWSRQVGRTTFIRPLHLWDNRSGELASFSTNFMFVIDSDGDSSYGDGLTFFLAQNNSVMTAGRAMGLPVNYTTNEPMSPFVAVEFDTFWNDIDAVASGNVTLRDHVGININSLFSVKSHKWLSNVTGGGMCQAWIAYDSVSKNLSVSFTGYQNNTVVRQDGLVYTVDLRNELPEWVIFGFSAATGNQSQKHNVRSWTFNSSDLQVDVNNGKKCKVGLIVGISVPVTLLVVLAFVWWRKKKSREEEPEDMAFDEEMNYEFEMGTGAKRFSYHELALSTCHFAEKQKLGEGGFGSVYKGFLKDSSTNVAVKRVSKGSKQRIKEYASEVKIISRLRHRNLVQLIGWCHEKRELLLVYEYMENRSLDSHLFEEKSVLTWGTRFKIAQGLASALLYLHEEWEQCVLHRDIKSSNVMLDSNFNAKLGDFGLAKLVDHEKGSQTTMLAGTMGYMAPECVVTGRASKESDVYSFGVVALEIACGRQCMKFKAEENKQRLLEWVWELYGNYTILDAADPRLELDFKVEEIKCLMTTGLWCVHPDPELHPSMRQVIQVLNFETSLPIPPSKMPRAPYLIPLISSLDENTDS